A window of bacterium genomic DNA:
GTGGCAAGATTCCGAACCAGCGGATCGGCGATGACTTTGCTCGTGTCGAGGAGGATGGGAAAGCGTGTTCTGACGAGTTCGGACTCTTCGAGGTCAGACTCCCGGGCGAGCGCCCCGATCGAGAGCACGCCGCCCGCCTCGCGAACATAGTCGAGCCCCGGGATGCGGTTGATATCGATCAGGTGCTCGGGGCTGGCCAGCCGCAGCTTCATTAAAGGAATGAGGCTCTGGCCCCCCGAGAGAATCTTGGCGTTGTCTCCGTACTGTACCAGCAACGCGGTCGCATCGGAGATCGAGGTGGGGGCGTGGTAGCTGAACGCGGCAGGAATCATCGCCGTCCCTTTCTTTCGGAAGACATCTCGAATTATACTCCTCGGCGTTTGAATATGTACGTAAGCAATCGAACATCTGAGTACGCGTGAGGCAGGGATGCAGGCGGCGCCGCGCACCGCCGAGAAATACCCCCGGGATGCTTCGCCACTCCGTGATCTGGCGGCTGCGCGACACGACCACGCCGGCCCTGCAGGCGGAAATGCTGCAGGGTCTGGCCTACCTGCGGCTGGAGTGCCCGATGGTGAGGTCGGGCGATTACGGCGAGGACCTCTTCGGCGGCTCGCGGCGATTCGAAGACCCGCCGCCGTTCGAGGCGACGCCGGTCTGGCGACGCCGAGCGGACGGCCCTCCGGCCAACTACGACGTGGCCCTCCACCTCGACTTCGATGACTGGGACGGCTACCGGCTGTACAGCCCGCACCCCACCCACAAAGCGGCCTCGGTGTTTAACGGCGCGGTCTCGTGGGACGAGCTCACGGCGCGGGTGGACTGGTACTTCGACGGCGAGGCGCCAACCAGGCGGGGACACATCAAGCACGCGGCGATGTTCGTGTGGGCCGACGGCGTGCCGGAGGACGCGAAGCAGCGCGCCCTCGACGCC
This region includes:
- a CDS encoding FAD binding domain-containing protein, with translation MIPAAFSYHAPTSISDATALLVQYGDNAKILSGGQSLIPLMKLRLASPEHLIDINRIPGLDYVREAGGVLSIGALARESDLEESELVRTRFPILLDTSKVIADPLVRNLAT